GCCGAAGGTGATAATGATACGAACTGTGGTAACTGTGAAAATGGCAAAGCCACTGGGTACTGTAACGACTGTGGGGACTTTTTATGTAACAAGTGTCAAGCTGCTCATAAGAAAATAAAATATCTACGGAATCATAAACTACTTTCACTCGATGAACTCAAAGCTCAAATGACTAGCCTGGTCCCTCCCAAGAAGGCTATCCCCCATTGCCCCAAACACTCGGAGAGTGACCTTAAAATATACTGCGAGACCTGCTCCACTCTCATTTGCATAGACTGCACCATTCGTCTCCACAAAGACCACAACTACGATCTGGTCGCTGATGTGCTGACCAAGCACAAAAAAGAACTTGTCTCCAGTCTCAAACCAGTCAAGGAGAAGCTGGATAGTGTACAACGAGCTCTGAAGGGCTTTGACACAAGAGCCAAGGCAATTCGCAATCAGAGGCCCACAATTGAAGCTGATATCCACAAGAAGATTGACGAACAACATCGACTGTTGGACCAACGAAGGGCAGAGCTTGTTGTAGAGCTAGaggtgctgactcagcagaagCTAGAGGGTCTGGCAGCACAGAGGGATCAAGTGGAGATCACTCAGGTGAAACTGGCCAGCTGTCTAGAGTACGCGGAGAGCGGTCTCAAAAGAGGCACAGATGGTGAAGTACTTGAAATGAAATCTTCCGTTCTGAAGAGAGTCGAACAGATTTCCATCGAATTCAATCCTAACACTCTTCAGCCACAGACTGTGGCTGACATGGAACTGCtcactaaaagaaaagaacCTCTCCAACAAGCTTGTCGATTTTTCTTAGAGATTGGTCGTAGTGGTTTGTTCAGCAGCCTTACGGTAGAAGATGGTCTGACAGACGCTACACCTGAAAAAGAAAACACTGTAGTAATGAACAAAAGCAAACTCAACCTTAAAGCTGAACTTGTGCGTATTGAGAGTAAAGACACATTGAAATGTAAAGTGGTTGAGCACCAACATGACCAGCAACGCATATCAACTCAAGCAAAAAGCATCTGCATGTCTGGTGGATCTGGACGTGGCAAAGGAGGAAAAGGACTTGGAAAGGAAGGTGCCAAGCTCCATAGAAAGATTCTTCGTGACAACATCCAGGGAATCACTAAGTCTGCTATCAGACGTCTGGCTCGCCGTGGTGGTGTCAAGCGTATCTCTGGACTGATCTATGAGGAGACACGCGGTGCCCTGAAAGTGTTCCTTGAGAACGTCATCCGTGATGCTCTCACCTACACTGAGCATGCCGAGAGAAAGACTGTGACTGCTATGGATGTCGTCTATGCTCTGAAGAGGCAAGGACGCACTCTGTATGGATTTGGAGGCTGAACATCTCATTCTCTTAATTGTCACATTCCATTTAAACTCAGCTTATTCTTCATTAAGAATTACCACTTCATATTTGTCTTTTTATTAAGGATCGACCACTCACTGAATTGCTTCATGTCACATTGCTACATACATGAGATAGTAAATCTACAATTCTTTGTACAGTGCCTGTGAgcttgcatgtgtatataaagtcaataattattatgctgtaATGCCAAAGAGTGTTGTGtttatagtagatctatcTATCAATCCATTCCTCCTGGAAACAAAGCATGCATGGCCAAGCAAGTGTTAGAACGTGCTGAAGTACGTTGTTGTTTTACTTTAACGAGACAAATCTCACACGCTAGCTGGCTAGTCCcttacatgcatggtcctaAATTGAGTCGTTATATATAGGTAAATTATTTCCTagcctatatatagtataacaAAGGGCGTATAAAGAAAGTTTACTTTTATATGCCCTTAGTAAAACGATTGACTAAATTAGGACCACCACGTAACACTTTTAAATGCATGGGGAAGTGCATGGCCAATTTAacaatgacaacagcaagaaaaaggaaggcctgctGGGAATGAGGCTAGGGAAGCACCAAAAAGCAAGAAAATTCATATTCCAATTCGTTACAACATCATTCACACGTAAATTGTTCGCGTATAAAGATCTATAGTTTTTCCACGCTATTTAGTGTTTTTCCATTTTTTTCTTTGCTTCCTCATTTCATCTATTCTTTTTTTGCTACCTTTTATTTATGTCATGACATCAgcatgacaacagcaagaaaaaggaaggcctgggaacgaggctagggaaacaccaaaaagcatgAACATtcactccaatccgttacaacgtcatttcACGCATAAATTATAAagatctatatatagtttTTCTACGCTATTTGCTGGTTTTCCCGGCCAAATCCTGTAGCAATGTAACCATAGTTATATATGGCACGCAACTACCCTATATAATtgcaggagtacatgaaggagagtaagcaactactatacaGCCCATACAAATGTGTTGTTATCTCACAATTGTCGGATTGTTATTTATAGTTATTAATGAGTCAGTGCGATCATCTACTAAGAAACTGATAACACAAATTGTATGATATTAAGTATAGGTGATCTAATTAGTATGCGTCAAGTGCATGTAAATTTAAGTGAAAACAGTTGGTTCTAATCAAATGTAAACCGtccttgttgcccagtgagtgggcagatcaaagcaatccagtgctcagtatatggcatgttgcatcactgcaatgcactggattatatgcacttgcactgtgtgtaaatccagtagatttctttaagagatatccatttgggacttatgccccaccatccTACCCAATACTCAGTTGGTCcgttttataggctactacctttacaactactagtgggaagaaaacctaaaaaatttactatggaattcagcaaaactaatgaatacactaaattccttcaaaacacatgtcttttattacgatttatatgaccagtcagacgagtttaacgtcattgggcaacaagttcgTTATTGccggcgccctcgtgcaacatgccatatattgcactctggctgggcaataactaatacttgGAGGTTTACTGTATGTAGTGGACATTAAGTAATCAAGGACAAAGTATGCTGTATGGTGATCATTACCAGCTCTAGTGCTCAATAGGCGGGGCGGGCGATGGTTGTTTCTCGTGTAACCAAATCTCAGACAACATCATCTAGAAGTATAATAAACTGCCAATTCACAATCATGCACATAAATGCACtggcatgtatacatgtatatacaaaaatAGTCATTCTATAAATCCTACAGAATCAGTACGACTTCACTGACACCAAAAATACACGtagcatacatgcatatacgtaAAAGTTTTCAAACAGAAGTTTGGTATGAAGATCGTCGTCTGTACATTACATTAGTATATCCAGTGGCTGTTCTTACGCCTCGATTGCCATTACGCGGTTCAGATTCGGATTGTTGTGGGTCACTGTTGAAATGGTGAGCTGATTCAGTAACCTGCAAATCATGTTCACTTCTCAGCCCATAAACAAGATTGGTCTCCATGGTTTTTTGTTCAGCTTGTAACTGATCCTCGTCTCTGAGCCCATACGAAGCATTTGTTTCCATCTCAGTAGCAGCCTCAGTAAGTTTGCTTTGCTCTTCGAGCGAGAGGACATGATCATACTCTGTTGTAGGGTAATAGAACACTCAGTCAAACACTTAAATATATCACTAACCTAACACGAACTATCAGAATACTACATTACTAATACATTACGACACCTTAATACAAATGTAGAAGGTGCTTCTGTTGAATTTGCTAAGAAACACAACAATTACGGAAATGCGTTCAATTAATACAGTGTCTCCTTATATACTCAGAGTGAACTTGCTTACTGTGTTCATCCTCAGTGATAGCGACTAGCTCCATGTTCAATTCCATGTAGCCCACCATGATACTTAAAACTTTCTCCAACTCGGTTGCTAGCTCATCAAAGGATGGCCTCTCTTCTGAATCCTCGTACCAACACCTGGTCATCAGTGAGACCCTGTAGTGATACGATCAGCTAGTTACAACATAGACAAGGCAATGTACTTCCATACAATACTAGAATCAAAGCATATTATTATGATTtgccatgataattatatactagtaGAATGAATTGGTATACATAACTTAAAGGTGTTCCTTAACTGCTAGTGTATCAATGTTTATACTTACATCTCTGTAGAGCAAGCAGTATTCTGGGGAGGTTCCAATCTCTTTCCCTCTCTGAGTAGAGCCACTAGGGACATTGGGTCCACTCCAGGGTAGGGGGTTCGGCCACCACTGAAGACCTCCCACACGGTTACACCATACGACCACTGCATTATTGTGGAGACAACATATACAAGGCTAGACTAATGTAGTCGTAATGTCAACCAAATAACGTATATGCTTTGAGGGCACAAAACTGAAGTCTATATAGAGCAACAATAACAATGTTACATTAATTCTGTAGCTGAATCCGTTCGTACCGAGCACCACACGATGTTTATTTTATTGCTACCATAACTAGAGCATCATACATACCACATCAGTTTTCTCGTTGAAGATAGCATCGCTTAGACTCTCCATTGCCAACCATTTGTACGGCAGTTTAACTCCCTCAGCTTCACCCTGTCTGAAGTATCCTTGCGTATACATATCCTCAGCCAAGCCAAAATCACCAACTTTGAGGTCACCGTTTGAATCCAACCTACATATTCAATGAGAGTAACTCACAATCTATTGAAGATTTCCTGTAACCTGAACTATACATTATATTGATAAATTATATGCAAATGCTTAACGTTActgtgtgcacatgcacaagaCTACAGTCTAGTCTAGACAAACTACAAACCAATTCAGTGCCTCACATGCAGTTCCTAGCAGCCAGATCTCGATGGACGAACTTGTGCCCAGCAAGATACGCCATTCCAAGAGTTATCTGATGACACATCTTCAACAGCAACTTCCTCACAGCAAACACCTACGTACAAATTGTACACGAGATaattttgcataattatgagttaagattagcatataattatagtaacaaaaattaattacaacaCATACGTAAGTTGATAGGCCTTGCAAAGAGTCATGTAGTTTTGTAATGAAATTcctaactcataattattattgacccTCGAAATTCCTGGAGTTTGCAAAGCCTTTGCAAAACATCTATAAAAGCGTTGCACGTTGCACGTTGCACGTTCTTTATATCAGTACTAATACAAACTACAATGTGTCACTAttttccatataaggaacgcacAACACGCAATGTTTTAAGTTTTATCGAAAGCTATATAATTGTTTAGTATTATAAGAGTGACCAGCAcatagggtgaccacaataacTGCATGATTGTGCTAACACTTGCTCGGCCGTACTGAATTTTCATTTTTGGCATGGAATTCAAAATACCTTCTCAGAATCCTCTCCCTCTGCCAACTCTAGGTTAGACCTCTCTTTTTTCAAATAGTCTAGTAGACTCCCGTTCGTCATATAAGGCATCACCATGGAAACACCGGATCCGGCATCAAGACACACCCCAATCAGAGGCATGACGTGAGGGTGGTGGAATTCTTGCATTTTGGTGATCTCACTCACCATGCTCTGTACGTCATTCTGAGTGAACAGAcctggggagggggggggggtataatGTACTCATAAGTAGCTATAGGACTTGTGCATGTGTCCGCTCTTAGACAAGAGAAAGTTTGAAGGTACACATATAAAATCTGCCGGGAGACTTGTTTCAAAAACGCACGAGTATATATGAAATATATGTgcttataatttatagttaaCCTTTTAGTGTCTTCAAAGCCACACCCCTCATGGCAACGTTATTCCAGTCCATTAGTAATCCTTTGTACACAATCCCAAAGGCTCCTAGAATGATGGGAACAAACCAAACATTATCAAACTGCCAGAGATGGACAAGAGAATGAAGTCTGACAAGCAATATTCTTGTAATGTGGATCCCATGCACTTGAAGGTGttcaaactataattatgatagttcTTGGTTGGTAACTATAGTTCGCCAaagaaaagtgggatctatcCATTACGTAGTTACCTTGACCAACTGCATCTTGCAATTTCAGATTAGAGCTGGGAATTCTCATTGATTCTGGAACATACTTCAAAATCTCCCGCGTTTGATATTCTGCAGAATGAGAAATGCATGAGATTGATTTGAATGCCCATACACGTGCaacatacagtatatatacatacctaTAAGAGTTCCTGGGCCAGACAACTTCCTCATTCTATAAAAGGTTTATAATGGCAATAATATACACAGCACAGCAGCTACACAGTTCAAAtactatacatgcagacaCTGTTGGGGCACCTTTTCTACTTTTATGGCTCAGCCATCGTAAAGAGCTCACCTTATAGTAGACACTCTTAACTTTTTTTCTTTGTTTCGTACCGATCTTCTCGTACAGAGACAGCAAACTATCGCCAATATAGCAAGAGCAGCCATAACCATGACAGCGGTGACGCTGATAATCACAGGGTCACCTCCCTGACTGATTGACCGAGCCGTGGACACTGTTGGGTCTAGGGATAAAATCAGgcaattatgtataattgttaTATCAACAGAATGGCAATAACTACAGAGGAACTCAAACAATTTGGGGACAATATACAAAGCATGTAATTGAAGTTATACAGGAGAAAGAATTGTACCTAAGCCTATTTCCTTGTCATAAAAAAGTACACTAATTTTGTTACGGGACTACTGCATATTACACTGAATATATACACACCAGTAGATCTACCAGGCACACATACATATACCCAGGGCTTACTTTCTATGCATGCAGGTTCTGTGGCTGTCCAATTTCCAGTGTCACATATCCTATAGCTAGTGGCATTTCCATCCAGCCTGAATCCATCGTCACAAGTGTATGTTGCAACAGTTCCATTCGGTCTAGTGGCATTAAACAGACTTTCCATCATATCGTATTCCAAGACACCGTTGTCAATTGGAGGCAGGTCACGGCAAAAGGCTACAATAATGAACAAAACCTTGAGTTTTAATTTGAATTCAAAAATCAAACTAGGTAAAAGCCAAGTACCAGAGATTTGCTTGGTAGAAAATAGAGGCTATATATGTAACAGTGTCCCACATATAGCTTCGAAATAATTAAGACCTATATAGACGACTGTAACCTGCCCGGAAATATTTGATTATTATACTTTTACTAGGCCAGTGCGAATATAACAATTCTAGGTTTATAATAATGTAAATAATGCAGCAATGAACCATACCTATACATGTCGGCATTGTTCCCAACCATTCACTGTTGTTACATGTCCTGTTTTCATCTCCAGAGAGAGTGTATCCTTGATTACAGGTGTGAGTGGCAACAGTACCATACGGCCTCAGAGGGTAACCATCAAAACTATAGGAGATGTTTCCATTGGACAACGGGGGAAGATGATCACACTGACCTGCGTACATTCAACATCagcaacataaattataacaGCAGTCTAAGAACGTTTCAAATAATAATCTAAACTCTAAAATCAACACTTTTTGGGGACCGTCTAAGAACCCAGAAGTGTTCTACACCACTTGACCTGCATGCATACGCATGTAGGTTACTTGAACATCAATTAAAAGTGGAACCAATGTGGATTGGGACCTAGGGTTGATTTCTATGTATAAGTACCATCAactgcatgggtatatataaacacATATTCTTTGAACTGCAACAGCAATCATTAGACGTAAATCATACAATCGACAAACTATAGaaaggggcttaattttcgccgTTTTCGTGGGTTGGCAATCCTACACGGAAATTAAGTCCAggaaattgttctttaattagctataatgtgcaaagattaaaggcatggcttccggtaagctgtctcccacgaacattgtgcaacgaaatgcttttagaggccattccacgaaacataagtgcatgcgcatgcctcaaaaatttcgcactatacggtatatagtgaTTGTAGGGACACATTAATGATAATTAAGCGTGACAGCtgtatacgtacgtaccttgATCGTCTATAATGGTGATGGTGTAACTTTGTCGTGGTAGATAACAGTTTTCACTAGCATCACATTCAACAAATATTTCCAATTTTTCAATTGGTTCCGGAATGTCATCATCAATTATGGGCACGATAAATCGATTAACGGGAGCTGAATTACGGCGTCTCCATCTCATGTTACTATTGCCTGATCCTGGGCGTACACCAGTTAAAGTATAGTCCTCTCCTGCATGTGGAAAAAATGTTTGGTGGCTGCCTGAATCTACAACATTCATTGTCTTTTAACTAGGATTTAATTGGCATGCACTCCATGTTCACAGTAGAATAAGTTCCTAATGTCTGTGTTTCTATGATGGTAAATAGAGACCCACAAAAACGTTTGCAATGTGCTATAGGATTGGCtgggggaaacaccaaaaagcgtagaaacaagaaagcggACTGGGGCAAGAAGAGCATACTACACTAATCCGTTACATATCtaaggctacatgtatgtatacctTAATTTCTTGGCTGGTAGTTTTTCTATGCTATTTTTGTGGTTTTCCTGGCTAATTGTTCAATCTATGGTCCGACAACCGTGCacctaacattaatttttgctgaatcagcattttcATAAAACTTGTCTTTAGAGGTACGTGTTGCACTCTTCTTAGACTTAGtcctctgtcttgtattgttagGTCTAGTAATAGGAGCTAACTCTCTCAACAACATCTGTAAAGGCAAGTTTTAttaaatgctgattcagcaaatcggacctcctctggggttCTTATTCTATTGGAGTGGTGCCGTCATTAATTAGGAAAGACGGTAGCCTACGTATTTATTGCTCGCCCTACATTATTTTACCTTCTGTTGCAGACAAATTTCTAGTAACAGCAAAAGCTCTTGTTACTGTTGAACGGTCCCCTCTTGTTATCAAGAACTCCATATCCACTTGACCCACTGTTTCCAAAACATTCATGTCTTGAGCTTCAATCCAAGCCACTGCAAGAGGAAAGAAGTGAAGTGAAATTAAGGACACATTTTAGGTGGTATAGAACTTACGTCCTATTGGTTTCATCGCAAATGGAAGAGGGTAAGCAAATGAAATTTCCTTGGCAAAACCGTATGCATACCCCCAGAACGGTACATCACCAGAAAAATGTATATCAAATGCATCTACTCCGAAGACTCCAGTAGctccccgcccacacaccatTGATGCAATACAGTCCACACTACAATCGATGGTAGTGAAACCATCAGTTGGTGTGTATGCATCTCCATTGACTAGTAATCCTTGAGTGTTTGGTTCGTAATCACTTTCCCGGAGAGTATAGCTTAAGGACACAGAAGAAGGATCTGACAGACTTGTGAGACTGTACCGAGTTAGATAGGAATCGACAGGTGGTATGTACACCATCGACGGACTGATGATTAGATTAGTGAAGTTCAAATTATCGACTGAACTTCCAAGGGTGTAGCTCATCACTGTAATCGGACGTGTTGACTGGACGCTGCAAAATGTACGACTGTTATGTGGTGTTCTGCACTCAACATATTGGCCTCGATTTATAACAGCGGTCATAGACCGACCAAAGCCTGATAGGAGGACTCTTCGACCATTTCTACTAGCAGAGACTGGCTCACATAGACAGTTCACTTGTATAGAGGCTTCCTCGCTGACAGTACCGATTCTATATACTTCACCACTTTGTCGAAATCAAATGGTGCAAGAAAAAACATATTACCGTACGTTGGGTGTGGTGGAATTTGTTCTACCAGATAATCGCAAGTTCCATCATTGGTAGGTTTTCCACATTGATGGCCACTGAAAACAGACAAAGGTTTGTCAGATGTAATGATAGAGCTGGTTAAATCATTCATATTACTAAGCATCAGAGTGTCGAAGCGATTGAAGTGCACTCCGTATGTCGATTCTACCCGAGTGTTAGTGATAGCAGGGTTTGGTCTCACCCAGGAGGGATGAAGCTGTCTTTGTGATGTTATCATTTGAATACGTGTGTCATCCTGACATGGTGTGATGAGAAACTGACTCTCAAAAGTTCCTCCACCGTTTGCATCTGACGAGAATATAAAATATTGGTAATCTTTCGCTGTTGGAAACTCGACACAGTTAATAGCCATGAACGCATCAGCGGAGGAGGCCATGTCATTATTACTACTGAGAGCATATACGGTGAGCTCATTATTTGGATTATTTGCAGTTAAAATCAGTCCTTTTTGTCTATCATTTGTAGATCCATCATTATCGCCGTCACTCTGTACTGATAAGTCCTGCCGTCCGTTACTCACTCCACCAGCTTGCAATTGAATGACTGTGAAATGCCCCCTCTGTGCTGTGCCAGTACGAGAGAACAACCCACTGTCAGGTGATACCTCGTTGAATCTAACCAGGCCAGGAAGCCTCGTTTCAATAGTGAAAGCAGACACATCTTGTTCCGTCGTAATATAAAGTGATATTTTGGACCGTCCAACAGCATTTCTCATAAATGCAAAAGCAAATTTATTGCCTCTGGTTTTAAGAGAATTGGAATCTATGGAAATAATGTCATTATGAGAGGTACATACTTTGTGACCTGTAGGAGGTTTGTTATAATGATAAACTTTTTTAGAAAGCTGTTTATGGTCTCACACTTATACATCATCCTGTACTGAGGTGGTGGTACATCGTAACTAGGGTAAATACATAGACACTTACTATACACAGGTGCCTTGCGGGAAGCTCTGATTTAATAAATTGTTTATGTTGAATTTTAACGTGAAAGAAATGAAGAAAATCTTACACGATAAGATTGAGACACTTATTAATTTGCACTATCAATTACAGCAAGTACCGGTACTTATAGCCAGTCAATCGACAagcttatagctatatacgttGTATAGGGGATCATTGTGTAACTTACATCCAAGCTTATAATTCTGTATTATAAGTACATACAGTCATAtgaaatgtatataattataccatcaaACCACAAATTAAAGCATGTACGGGCGATTTGGAAACAAGTGCATGTAAGTGAAATATAGACACAACTATCCACATACCAGGGCTCTGGATTTTATACAGAGGTAATTTATGACCCAGTggataaataaataaataatgcAGCAATTAGACCTACCTATACATGTCGGCATTGTTCCCAACCATTCACTGTTGTTACATGTCCTATTTTTATTTCCAAGGAGATAGTATCCTTGATTACAGGTGTGAGTGGCAACAGTACCATACGGCCTCAGAGGAAACCATCAAAACTATAGGAGATGTGTCCATTGGGAAACGGGGGAAGATGATCACACTGACCTGCGTACATTCAAAGGTTAATCACAGTGCATGGAACCTCTAAATGGTCACACTTCtgggaactataattatggagattGATCTTTGTGTCTTGATTTCAGTGGTTAATTTCTACGTGCTTCTATTTTGATTGAGTGACCTGATTATAGAAGTGCCTTGTCTACATGCATTTAGTTACATTGAACATAAATCACTAATATGCATACAGTGCATGGACAAACTAATGAATGtgggcacacacaacataaGATGATGAGCATGACAGTGACGTACGTACCTTGATCGTCTATAATGATGATGGTGTAAATTTGTCGTGGTAGATAACAGCTTCTATTGTCCTCACATTCAACAAAAATCTCTAATACTTCGATTGGTTCCGGAATGTCATCATCAATTATGGGCACGATAAATGGAGCAATGGGAGCTGATGTATGACGTCCCCATCTCAGGTTACTTTTGCCTGTACCTGGGCGCAAACCAGTTGAATTATAGTCCTCTCCTACAAGACAAAAGAAAATACTGAGTTTAATCTCTCTACATGCAATACATTagtgaacacatgcatgcactttgtAATCTAAAGCTCTTGGACTGAGTATCATTTTAGAGCATGGACCCTGCGAAAAATTTCtccaacatgtacatgaataaaAAGAACCTGCCAATACCTTCCGTTGCAGACAAATCACTAGTGACAGCGAAAGCTCTTGTCCTCACTGAATTGTAACCTCCTGTTATCATAAACCCCATATCCACTAGACCTACATTTTCCATAACAGTCTTGTTTTGGGCTTCAATCCAGGCCACTGGAGAAAAGGAGTGAAGTAAATAAGGGACACATTACTTTTGTGTGTATAACTTACGCCCTATCGGTATCATCTCAAATGGTAGAGGATAAGCAAATGAAACATCCTCAGCAGAACCGTATGCAAACCCCCAGAATGGTATATCACCAGAAAAT
The Halichondria panicea chromosome 11, odHalPani1.1, whole genome shotgun sequence DNA segment above includes these coding regions:
- the LOC135344598 gene encoding tripartite motif-containing protein 2-like is translated as MAEKEALKKLNSQLECSLCLNTLKQPKLLPCFHVFCKSPCLEKLVTKDGRSLTCPTCLHIVPLSKRGVTGLQSDFHIDHLFEIRDAFNKAEGDNDTNCGNCENGKATGYCNDCGDFLCNKCQAAHKKIKYLRNHKLLSLDELKAQMTSLVPPKKAIPHCPKHSESDLKIYCETCSTLICIDCTIRLHKDHNYDLVADVLTKHKKELVSSLKPVKEKLDSVQRALKGFDTRAKAIRNQRPTIEADIHKKIDEQHRLLDQRRAELVVELEVLTQQKLEGLAAQRDQVEITQVKLASCLEYAESGLKRGTDGEVLEMKSSVLKRVEQISIEFNPNTLQPQTVADMELLTKRKEPLQQACRFFLEIGRSGLFSSLTVEDGLTDATPEKENTVVMNKSKLNLKAELVRIESKDTLKCKVVEHQHDQQRISTQAKSICMSGGSGRGKGGKGLGKEGAKLHRKILRDNIQGITKSAIRRLARRGGVKRISGLIYEETRGALKVFLENVIRDALTYTEHAERKTVTAMDVVYALKRQGRTLYGFGG
- the LOC135344569 gene encoding putative insulin-like peptide receptor encodes the protein MTAVINRGQYVECRTPHNSRTFCSVQSTRPITVMSYTLGSSVDNLNFTNLIISPSMVYIPPVDSYLTRYSLTSLSDPSSVSLSYTLRESDYEPNTQGLLVNGDAYTPTDGFTTIDCSVDCIASMVCGRGATGVFGVDAFDIHFSGDVPFWGYAYGFAKEISFAYPLPFAMKPIGLAWIEAQDMNVLETVGQVDMEFLITRGDRSTVTRAFAVTRNLSATEGEDYTLTGVRPGSGNSNMRWRRRNSAPVNRFIVPIIDDDIPEPIEKLEIFVECDASENCYLPRQSYTITIIDDQGQCDHLPPLSNGNISYSFDGYPLRPYGTVATHTCNQGYTLSGDENRTCNNSEWLGTMPTCIAFCRDLPPIDNGVLEYDMMESLFNATRPNGTVATYTCDDGFRLDGNATSYRICDTGNWTATEPACIENPTVSTARSISQGGDPVIISVTAVMVMAALAILAIVCCLCTRRSVRNKEKKLRVSTIRMRKLSGPGTLIEYQTREILKYVPESMRIPSSNLKLQDAVGQGAFGIVYKGLLMDWNNVAMRGVALKTLKGLFTQNDVQSMVSEITKMQEFHHPHVMPLIGVCLDAGSGVSMVMPYMTNGSLLDYLKKERSNLELAEGEDSEKVFAVRKLLLKMCHQITLGMAYLAGHKFVHRDLAARNCMLDSNGDLKVGDFGLAEDMYTQGYFRQGEAEGVKLPYKWLAMESLSDAIFNEKTDVWSYGVTVWEVFSGGRTPYPGVDPMSLVALLREGKRLEPPQNTACSTEMVSLMTRCWYEDSEERPSFDELATELEKVLSIMVGYMELNMELVAITEDEHKYDHVLSLEEQSKLTEAATEMETNASYGLRDEDQLQAEQKTMETNLVYGLRSEHDLQVTESAHHFNSDPQQSESEPRNGNRGVRTATGYTNVMYRRRSSYQTSV